The following coding sequences lie in one Cannabis sativa cultivar Pink pepper isolate KNU-18-1 chromosome 5, ASM2916894v1, whole genome shotgun sequence genomic window:
- the LOC115716428 gene encoding nudix hydrolase 8, which produces MEMKLFNQKAMSVSEIGVHMERLYSSSFSCYRNQPGLKFSQRLCSCPGVSPNNRYLSKEVISSVNREKLSTETYLSRFNGANGVTQMRVLEAVDDEYGGVVVDPEKLPSNPNAFAYVLRSSLSHWTMKGKKGVWLKLPVEQSEFVPIAVKEGFEYHHAERGYVMLTYWIPEGPSMLPSNASHQVGVGGFVINDQNEVLVVQEKHCDPAFIGLWKIPTGFILESEEIFTGAVREVKEETGIDTEFIEVIAFRHVHNVAFEKSDLFFICMMRPLSTQIIIDDLEIQAAKWMPLVEFVEQPLIQEDSMFKKIMDICLARLGKRYCGLASHQLISKFDGKPSTLYYNVMETHNTNCIGN; this is translated from the exons ATGGAGATGAAATTGTTTAATCAGAAAGCTATGTCAGTTTCTGAAATTGGAGTACACATGGAGAGACTCTATTCGAGCTCATTTTCTTGTTACAGGAACCAACCTGGTCTTAAATTTTCTCAAAGGCTCTGTTCTTGcccag GGGTTTCTCCGAATAACAGATATCTATCGAAAGAAGTTATTAGCTCAGTTAATCGGGAGAAATTATCAACAGAAACGTATTTATCTCGTTTTAATGGAGCAAATGGGGTGACCCAAATGAGAGTACTTGAAGCTGTTGATGATGAGTATGGTGGGGTGGTTGTTGATCCTGAAAAATTGCCATCAAACCCCAATGCTTTTGCTTATGTGCTTCGTTCATCTCTTTCCCATTGGACAATGAAG GGAAAGAAAGGAGTTTGGCTTAAGCTTCCAGTTGAACAATCTGAGTTTGTTCCAATTGCTGTGAAG GAGGGGTTCGAATACCACCATGCTGAAAGAGGATATGTTATGTTGACATACTGGATTCCTGAAGGCCCTTCTATGCTTCCTAGTAATGCTTCACACCAAGTTGGGGTCGGGGGATTTGTCATCAATGACCAAAATGAG GTTCTTGTAGTACAAGAGAAACATTGTGATCCTGCATTCATTGGTCTATGGAAAATACCAACTGGATTCATTCTTGAG TCAGAGGAGATCTTCACAGGAGCTGTGAGAGAAGTTAAGGAGGAAACTGGG ATCGACACCGAGTTCATTGAAGTCATAGCATTCAG GCATGTTCACAATGTGGCTTTTGAAAAATCAGATTTATTCTTCATTTGCATGATGAGACCCCTATCAACTCAGATAATAATTGATGATCTTGAAATTCAAGCAGCCAAG TGGATGCCTTTAGTTGAGTTTGTGGAGCAACCCCTTATACAAGAAGACTCCATGTTCAAGAAAATAATGGATATATGCTTAGCTCGGCTAGGAAAGCGTTACTGTGGGTTAGCTTCTCATCAATTGATCTCAAAATTTGATGGGAAACCATCAACATTGTACTACAATGTTATGGAGACTCACAATACCAACTGTATAGGCAATTAA
- the LOC115716970 gene encoding deSI-like protein At4g17486 yields MRLFSSSSGSSSANGKANRALLYLNIYDLTPVNNYLYWFGLGIYHSGIEAHGMEFGFGAHEYPSSGVFEVEPKSCPGFIFRRSVLLGSIDMSASEFRSFMEHLSGEYHGDTYHLIAKNCNHFTSEVCMRLTGKPIPGWVNRLARAGSFCNCLLPESIQINAVRHLPDHPTYSDDDNDESVSLPSSGTADSDEQADHQLLSAPNGEVAFLMEKPVRLARELL; encoded by the exons ATGCGGTTATTTTCTTCGAGCTCAGGCTCGAGCTCGGCCAATGGTAAAGCTAATCGAGCTTTGTTGTACCTCAATATTTATGATCTAACCCCTGTAAATAACTACCTTTACTGGTTTGGGCTCGGGATCTACCATTCGGGCATCGAAG CACATGGTATGGAGTTCGGCTTTGGAGCCCATGAGTACCCTTCTAGTGGGGTGTTTGAGGTTGAACCCAAAAGTTGTCCTGGATTTATTTTTAGACGTTCAGTGTTGTTGGGCAGCATTGATATGTCTGCTTCAGAATTTCGATCATTTATGGAACACCTTTCAGGAGAATACCATGGGGACACTTATCATTTAATTGCCAAAAATTGCAATCATTTTACTAGTGAGGTTTGCATGCGGCTTACTGGAAAGCCTATTCCTGGATGGGTAAATCGGCTTGCCCGAGCAG GTTCTTTTTGTAATTGTCTTCTGCCAGAAAGCATTCAGATTAATGCAGTAAGACATCTTCCTGATCATCCAACTTATTCAG ACGATGATAATGATGAATCGGTATCTCTTCCATCATCTGGCACGGCTGACAGTGATGAGCAGGCAGATCATCAGCTGCTGTCTGCGCCCAATGGCGAAGTGGCATTCTTAATGGAAAAACCAGTGAGGTTAGCCAGGGAACTACTCTGA